In a single window of the Planctomycetia bacterium genome:
- a CDS encoding efflux RND transporter permease subunit — MIARIIEYCCRNRLLTLIVTSFVVAAGIWTILNIRLDAIPDLSDVQVIVFTEYPGQTPQVVEDQITYPLTTAMLAVPYANVVRGYSMFGYSFVYIIFEDGTDIYWARSRVLEYLNYVASRLPKGVTPQLGPDATGVGWVYEYSVRNGYYCPQHPNGMYHDPDNPGPWYATRGEAPEEIRDRLERVRIFDHGGKCPWGGETDLVLAEYDLSELRSLQDWYLRYELTALGGISEVAAVGGFVRQYQVVVDPDRLLAYNIPLNQIKTAIQRSNNDVGGRVLEMSETEYMVRGRGYIASLTPEQVQKARHDGVPIDRVRARQGIRDLEQVVIRATEGGTPVYLRDIAEVRLGPEMRRGLAESEGKGEVVGGIVVMRFGENALQVIRDVKHKLDELKQGLPVGVDVVTEYDRSGLIERAVETLTNTLIKEMIVVAFVCILFLLHARSELVAIFVLPTGVLCALVIMHWLGINANIMSLGGIAISIGVMVDSSIIMVENSHKHLDREEDRIKEELAAGRTPIHRPRAEMIIEAATEVGPTLFFSLLIITVSFLPIFVLGEQSGRLFKPLAYTKTFVMGAASVLAITIIPVMMLSLITSRVLPREWGWRRNLSITLAVMFLPAAIVWAMPLGSYERQRHWIMLAWIVLAGMLLVPQKLFHERVNPISRVLQWIYNPFFSLAMTHRKKLILLAVCFAFSGLFPLVGTKNVPLVGASLARWFPALAATFPGLGREFMPPLDEGDLLYMPTTDPAISVTTARALLQQTDAIITSFPEVHHVFGKIGRAESATDPAPLSMIETTIMLEQNRDKWRKRRFDRWFSFLPSWTKRLSGLSTFWPEERPITVDELCYGYENGDEHIPGLNEAVAFPGLTNAWTMPIKTRIDMLSTGIKTPVGIKIMGDNLDILSDLAERISAEVRTLPNTLSAYPEKTVGGLYVDFNINRDEVARYGLTVGDVQDVILSAMGGTNVTWTVEGLERYPVNLRYKRELRDNLPALRRALVSTPAGAQVPMAQLADVEIVPGPPMIKSENARKTAWIYVDLTTTDIVGWIDRAKTLIRDSVSLPAGYNIVWSGQYEYIQAANRRLAVAVPAAIMAIIFLLYVGTRSWFRTVLTLVTFVYTLAGAFWFLYVLDYDMSLAVVVGLIALAGLDAETNLVMLLYLDNVYDHAKSQGRMRHLKDLWEAIHEGAVMRIRPKTMTVATTFMGLVPLMWAEGTGADTMRRLAAPMIGGLATSFFGELLIFPAIYFVYKRFSVMRREGTAVWPSQIGGL; from the coding sequence ATGATCGCCAGGATTATTGAGTATTGCTGCCGCAACCGGCTCCTGACACTCATCGTCACGTCGTTCGTTGTGGCCGCCGGCATCTGGACGATCCTCAATATCCGGCTCGATGCCATTCCGGATTTGTCTGACGTCCAGGTCATCGTTTTCACCGAGTATCCCGGCCAGACGCCGCAAGTGGTCGAGGATCAGATCACCTATCCGCTGACGACGGCCATGCTCGCCGTCCCCTATGCAAACGTGGTGCGTGGATACTCCATGTTCGGGTATTCATTCGTCTACATCATCTTTGAAGACGGAACGGACATTTACTGGGCCCGATCGCGCGTCCTTGAATACCTCAATTACGTCGCCAGCCGGCTCCCCAAGGGCGTCACGCCTCAATTGGGCCCCGACGCCACGGGCGTCGGCTGGGTCTATGAGTATTCAGTTCGCAACGGTTACTACTGTCCGCAGCACCCCAACGGGATGTATCACGACCCCGACAACCCGGGGCCATGGTATGCGACGCGCGGAGAGGCCCCCGAGGAAATACGCGATCGATTGGAACGGGTCAGAATCTTCGATCACGGCGGCAAATGCCCGTGGGGCGGTGAGACTGACCTCGTCTTGGCGGAATATGACCTCTCGGAACTGCGAAGCCTTCAGGACTGGTATTTGCGGTATGAGTTGACCGCGCTCGGGGGCATCTCCGAAGTTGCCGCGGTTGGCGGATTCGTTCGGCAATATCAGGTCGTCGTCGATCCCGACCGCCTGCTGGCATACAACATCCCGCTCAATCAAATCAAAACGGCGATTCAGCGATCCAACAACGACGTGGGCGGTCGTGTGCTGGAGATGTCCGAGACCGAGTACATGGTGCGCGGCAGGGGCTACATCGCGTCACTGACGCCGGAGCAGGTGCAAAAGGCGCGCCACGATGGTGTGCCCATCGATCGGGTGCGGGCCAGGCAGGGCATTCGCGACCTGGAACAAGTCGTGATCCGCGCGACGGAGGGCGGCACCCCGGTTTACCTGCGGGACATCGCCGAGGTGCGGCTCGGGCCCGAGATGCGGCGCGGTCTGGCCGAGTCAGAAGGCAAAGGGGAGGTTGTCGGCGGCATCGTCGTGATGCGATTCGGTGAAAATGCGCTTCAGGTCATCCGCGATGTGAAGCACAAGCTCGATGAACTGAAGCAGGGTTTGCCGGTGGGCGTCGACGTCGTCACCGAGTATGACCGGTCCGGCCTGATCGAACGCGCCGTCGAGACCCTTACCAATACGCTCATCAAGGAAATGATTGTCGTCGCCTTCGTGTGCATTCTCTTTCTTCTGCATGCACGCAGTGAGCTCGTGGCCATTTTCGTGCTCCCAACCGGCGTGCTGTGCGCACTGGTCATCATGCACTGGCTGGGGATCAATGCGAACATCATGAGCCTCGGCGGGATCGCCATTTCGATCGGTGTGATGGTGGATAGTTCCATCATCATGGTGGAGAACTCCCACAAGCACCTGGATCGAGAAGAGGATCGTATCAAGGAGGAGCTCGCTGCCGGGCGCACGCCGATACACCGCCCGCGCGCGGAAATGATCATCGAAGCGGCGACGGAAGTCGGCCCGACGCTCTTCTTCTCCCTGCTCATCATCACGGTCAGCTTCCTCCCCATTTTCGTCCTGGGCGAGCAAAGCGGGAGACTCTTCAAGCCGCTCGCCTATACGAAGACGTTTGTAATGGGGGCGGCTTCCGTGCTGGCCATCACCATCATCCCGGTGATGATGCTCTCGCTGATCACGTCTCGCGTGCTCCCCAGGGAGTGGGGATGGCGCAGGAATCTGTCGATCACGCTGGCCGTGATGTTCCTGCCCGCCGCCATCGTATGGGCCATGCCGCTTGGCTCCTACGAACGGCAACGGCATTGGATCATGCTCGCCTGGATCGTCCTGGCCGGCATGTTGCTCGTCCCTCAGAAGCTTTTCCATGAGCGAGTGAACCCCATCAGCAGGGTCTTGCAGTGGATCTACAACCCTTTCTTTTCCCTCGCCATGACCCATCGCAAAAAGCTGATTCTGCTGGCAGTCTGCTTCGCCTTCAGCGGACTGTTTCCGCTCGTCGGAACGAAAAACGTTCCGCTCGTCGGCGCATCACTGGCACGGTGGTTTCCCGCGCTGGCTGCGACCTTCCCGGGCCTCGGCCGCGAGTTCATGCCCCCGTTGGACGAGGGCGACCTGCTCTATATGCCCACGACGGACCCGGCCATCAGTGTGACCACCGCCCGTGCGCTGTTGCAACAAACGGACGCCATCATCACCAGCTTCCCCGAGGTTCATCACGTCTTCGGCAAAATCGGCCGCGCCGAGTCTGCGACGGACCCGGCGCCACTGAGCATGATTGAAACCACCATCATGCTGGAGCAGAACCGCGACAAATGGCGAAAGCGCCGCTTCGACCGTTGGTTCTCGTTTCTCCCGTCATGGACCAAGCGCCTGTCCGGGCTGTCGACCTTCTGGCCGGAGGAACGCCCCATCACCGTCGACGAGTTGTGCTATGGGTACGAAAATGGCGACGAACACATTCCCGGCCTTAATGAGGCCGTCGCATTTCCGGGCCTGACCAACGCCTGGACCATGCCCATCAAGACGCGCATCGACATGCTGTCGACCGGCATCAAGACACCCGTAGGCATCAAGATCATGGGTGACAATCTTGACATCTTGTCCGATCTCGCCGAGCGCATCTCCGCTGAGGTTCGCACCCTGCCGAACACGCTGAGTGCATACCCGGAGAAGACGGTCGGCGGGCTGTACGTCGACTTCAACATCAACCGGGATGAAGTCGCCCGGTACGGCCTGACCGTCGGTGATGTCCAGGACGTCATCCTCTCCGCCATGGGCGGAACCAACGTAACCTGGACCGTCGAGGGACTGGAGCGCTATCCGGTCAATCTCCGTTACAAACGGGAGCTTCGCGATAATCTGCCCGCGCTGAGGCGAGCCCTCGTCTCGACGCCTGCCGGCGCTCAGGTCCCCATGGCCCAACTCGCCGACGTTGAGATCGTGCCTGGGCCGCCGATGATCAAGAGCGAGAACGCGCGAAAGACCGCATGGATCTATGTCGATCTCACCACGACGGATATTGTCGGCTGGATCGATCGCGCCAAGACCCTCATCCGCGACTCGGTCTCGCTGCCGGCGGGATACAACATCGTGTGGTCGGGACAATACGAATACATTCAGGCCGCCAACCGACGCTTGGCCGTGGCCGTACCCGCCGCCATCATGGCCATCATCTTCCTGCTCTATGTGGGCACGCGATCCTGGTTCCGGACGGTCCTGACGCTCGTCACGTTTGTCTACACCCTGGCCGGCGCATTTTGGTTTCTCTATGTGCTCGACTACGACATGTCTCTCGCCGTTGTGGTCGGGCTGATTGCCCTGGCCGGGCTCGACGCGGAAACGAATCTCGTCATGCTCCTCTATCTCGATAACGTGTATGACCACGCAAAATCGCAGGGACGAATGCGACACCTCAAGGACCTCTGGGAAGCCATCCACGAAGGCGCGGTCATGCGCATCCGCCCCAAGACCATGACCGTGGCCACCACCTTCATGGGCCTCGTGCCGCTCATGTGGGCGGAGGGAACCGGAGCAGATACGATGCGCAGGCTCGCTGCGCCCATGATCGGCGGGCTGGCCACGAGTTTCTTCGGTGAGTTGCTCATCTTTCCGGCGATCTATTTTGTATATAAACGTTTCAGCGTAATGAGAAGGGAAGGCACGGCTGTATGGCCTTCCCAGATCGGCGGCCTCTGA
- a CDS encoding efflux RND transporter periplasmic adaptor subunit: protein MSKITVTGSGGWMRQLGLMLVVLVIGVAGGSWFFGSSRSGEQDSQGNAAKPAEGDTWYTCGMHPQVLQREPGNCPICEMKLTPMKPGADGDEATATGPEERRILYWRAPMDPSFVSDRPGKSPMGMDLVPVYADRGETVGGPGIRIDPVTIQNMGIRTTRVHQGPLVRTIRTVGRIDYDEKKLVFVDTKFEGWIEKLHVNETGQRVRIGDPLFEVYSPDLYSAQVEYVSAARKRPLLERSTFADAAEDAGRMVEAARLKLDYFDVPADQINRLAETLTPEKTVHIRSPADGIVADKTALEGMRIMPGMRLFTIADLSRIWVYVDIYEYQLPWVHVGQAAAMTLPYIRGKVFRGEVTYIYPYLQKQTRSVKVRLEFANPTMELKPDMYATVVLEGMLKDDAVLVPREGFIDSGTRKVAFVDRGNGKFEPRDIRTGVEGEGGFVEVLSGLTVGDVVVTSGQFLLDSESKLKEAVAKMMEPSRATPRKQPAREVSDPGHAEPSPTSMPAYMPAHVQHEAPDMPGSSRSSAIPADAKYACPMEKHPDEKDAIHQGPYFSSGPGECPLCGMKLKSMEELPWAQALLKAGDGTVAYTCPKHPHVFSDTSGDCPVCGNKLEPFTALYTCRNPKHSEQTSTHEAECAKCGEPMAVFRGPWLSDAMARMNPSGEATSTDETSSAIAAETGREVPADARFVCPMQECEQFSATEGRCPTCGMKLKPIDDVEWARNLARTTPTKSRFVCPMHPGLARSDHPGVCSICAMQLVPPESIVGLDEGNVSIAAQVNFLTEHYLALQERFAGDSMAEATRHALGLVDASEKLRDILQLRGEKAAPQFLAAVSALHAAALKIRGVDLSADRLHFAQIGAAMRTIIEHQRPDKARWPKLFIYHCPMSKADWIQNVEKKANPFYGFKMLDCGNFVESR from the coding sequence TTGAGTAAAATCACCGTGACCGGCTCCGGCGGATGGATGCGTCAACTTGGACTGATGCTCGTGGTGCTTGTCATCGGGGTGGCCGGCGGGTCTTGGTTCTTCGGATCTTCTCGTAGTGGAGAGCAGGATAGCCAGGGCAACGCCGCCAAGCCCGCCGAAGGCGACACATGGTACACCTGCGGAATGCACCCCCAGGTCTTGCAGCGCGAACCCGGAAACTGCCCCATCTGCGAGATGAAGCTGACGCCCATGAAACCGGGCGCGGACGGCGACGAGGCGACGGCTACAGGTCCGGAGGAACGCAGGATCTTGTATTGGCGAGCGCCGATGGATCCGAGCTTTGTATCCGATCGGCCCGGAAAGAGTCCGATGGGGATGGACCTCGTCCCGGTCTATGCCGATCGGGGCGAAACAGTCGGGGGACCGGGCATCCGCATTGATCCAGTCACGATTCAAAACATGGGGATTCGTACGACGCGCGTTCACCAGGGGCCGCTGGTGAGGACCATTCGCACGGTGGGTCGCATCGACTACGACGAAAAAAAGCTTGTTTTCGTAGACACCAAATTCGAGGGATGGATCGAAAAACTGCACGTCAACGAAACCGGACAACGGGTCAGAATCGGCGATCCTCTGTTCGAAGTGTATTCCCCCGACCTCTATTCGGCACAGGTTGAGTACGTTTCGGCAGCTCGTAAGCGCCCCTTACTGGAACGGAGCACATTCGCGGATGCGGCCGAGGACGCGGGTCGGATGGTCGAGGCGGCGCGTCTTAAGCTCGATTACTTCGACGTGCCGGCCGACCAGATCAACCGCCTGGCTGAAACGCTGACCCCGGAGAAGACGGTGCACATTCGTTCGCCGGCGGACGGCATCGTCGCCGACAAGACGGCGCTCGAAGGCATGCGCATCATGCCCGGCATGAGGCTCTTCACCATCGCAGACCTCTCGCGCATCTGGGTGTACGTCGACATTTATGAATATCAACTTCCCTGGGTCCACGTCGGCCAGGCAGCGGCCATGACGCTCCCTTACATCCGGGGCAAGGTGTTCCGAGGCGAAGTCACCTACATCTACCCCTACTTGCAGAAGCAGACGCGCAGCGTCAAGGTCCGCTTGGAGTTCGCCAATCCGACAATGGAACTCAAGCCAGACATGTATGCCACCGTGGTGCTTGAGGGAATGCTCAAGGACGATGCCGTGCTGGTTCCACGAGAAGGATTCATCGACTCCGGCACGCGCAAGGTCGCGTTTGTCGATCGCGGCAACGGCAAGTTTGAACCGCGCGACATTCGGACGGGCGTCGAAGGGGAAGGCGGCTTCGTTGAAGTCTTATCCGGGCTTACGGTGGGTGATGTCGTCGTCACCTCGGGACAGTTTCTCCTGGATTCGGAAAGCAAGCTCAAGGAAGCCGTCGCCAAGATGATGGAGCCAAGCAGGGCAACACCGAGAAAACAGCCCGCGCGGGAAGTGTCAGATCCGGGTCACGCCGAACCGTCGCCGACCTCCATGCCGGCGTATATGCCGGCCCATGTGCAGCATGAAGCACCCGACATGCCCGGCAGCTCTCGATCGTCGGCCATTCCCGCCGACGCGAAGTACGCCTGCCCAATGGAGAAACATCCGGACGAGAAGGATGCGATCCATCAAGGGCCGTACTTCTCCAGTGGGCCGGGCGAGTGCCCTCTCTGCGGGATGAAGCTCAAGTCGATGGAGGAATTGCCGTGGGCCCAGGCCCTGCTCAAGGCCGGTGACGGAACCGTAGCGTATACATGCCCGAAACACCCGCATGTGTTTTCGGATACGTCCGGCGATTGCCCCGTGTGCGGGAACAAGCTGGAGCCCTTCACTGCGCTGTACACATGTCGCAATCCGAAGCATTCAGAGCAGACGAGCACCCATGAGGCGGAGTGCGCCAAGTGTGGCGAGCCGATGGCCGTCTTTCGCGGCCCCTGGCTGAGTGATGCGATGGCGCGGATGAATCCGTCCGGCGAGGCGACGTCAACGGATGAGACCTCTTCTGCGATTGCCGCGGAGACAGGTCGAGAAGTTCCCGCGGATGCCCGATTCGTTTGCCCCATGCAGGAATGCGAACAGTTCTCCGCGACTGAGGGGCGTTGCCCGACGTGCGGAATGAAGCTCAAGCCGATTGACGACGTCGAATGGGCCAGGAATCTCGCCCGCACAACGCCCACGAAGAGCCGCTTTGTCTGTCCGATGCATCCCGGCCTTGCCAGAAGCGATCATCCGGGAGTCTGCTCGATCTGTGCGATGCAGCTTGTGCCGCCGGAGAGCATCGTCGGGCTCGACGAGGGGAATGTCTCCATTGCAGCCCAGGTGAACTTTCTGACGGAGCATTACCTCGCGCTTCAGGAGCGATTCGCCGGCGACAGCATGGCGGAGGCCACCCGACATGCGCTCGGGCTGGTCGATGCGAGTGAAAAGCTGCGCGACATCCTTCAACTTCGCGGCGAGAAGGCGGCCCCTCAGTTCCTCGCAGCCGTTTCAGCATTGCACGCGGCTGCCCTGAAGATTCGCGGCGTGGACCTGTCCGCCGATCGGCTGCACTTTGCCCAAATAGGCGCCGCCATGCGGACCATCATCGAACATCAGAGGCCCGACAAGGCCCGCTGGCCCAAGCTGTTCATCTACCACTGTCCGATGAGCAAGGCGGACTGGATTCAGAATGTGGAAAAGAAAGCGAATCCCTTCTACGGGTTCAAAATGCTGGACTGCGGCAACTTCGTCGAATCCAGGTAG
- a CDS encoding TolC family protein, with the protein MLVRFLAGALLAGAPAGCALNRQGDREVGEALATYELKQSSTASQYASVPKVASTTTAPDTKPPNTLVEDGTLAGLIATALERNPEILASIDTARSVASRIPQATALMDPVLTTKTLPEPTRTAEGDNYFVLGVQQKLPVPEKLDRRGRAALAETRMAIETLEQTRLRVIGDVKRAYFQLFAIDQALPITRENQTLMRDLIEVARGQLVAGKRQQEDVLRAQVELSSLESQLVELDQRRATTVALINSILDRPPLTNIPSLTEYDIRRVAMRLEWLLAHAYQRNPELQRIERQIERDEHSLGLARLEYWPDFTIGFEWMQMDPRAAFRPPVNPQTGMRPRVSQLSEEGADGWAVTVGLNLPVWFERIEAGIREARERLSASRRQHQAAKNKITYQVEDALARINSQRKIADLYATAIIPQAEQAYQVSREGYITGTSDFQFVIDNWQKWLFFRLQYYRTLGDLERSVADLEQAVGVSVFEAQNRSAAVTSGSGG; encoded by the coding sequence GTGTTGGTCAGGTTCCTGGCCGGGGCATTGCTTGCCGGCGCACCGGCAGGCTGCGCGCTGAACAGACAGGGAGATCGCGAAGTCGGCGAGGCGTTGGCCACCTATGAGCTGAAGCAGTCGTCCACTGCATCACAGTATGCCAGCGTTCCCAAGGTCGCTTCGACGACGACCGCCCCGGATACTAAACCACCGAACACCCTCGTCGAAGATGGAACGCTCGCCGGCCTGATTGCCACGGCGCTGGAGCGGAACCCGGAGATCCTCGCCTCCATCGATACGGCCCGCAGCGTTGCCAGCCGGATTCCGCAGGCAACGGCGCTGATGGACCCCGTGTTGACGACCAAGACCCTCCCCGAGCCGACGCGGACGGCCGAAGGCGATAACTACTTCGTGCTGGGCGTTCAGCAAAAGCTGCCCGTGCCCGAGAAGCTCGACCGTCGTGGGCGCGCGGCACTGGCAGAAACGCGCATGGCCATTGAGACCCTGGAGCAAACCCGGCTGCGCGTGATCGGAGACGTGAAGCGAGCCTATTTCCAGCTCTTTGCAATTGACCAGGCGCTGCCGATCACCCGTGAGAATCAGACGCTCATGCGCGATTTGATCGAGGTTGCGCGGGGACAACTGGTGGCGGGAAAGCGCCAGCAGGAGGACGTGCTCCGGGCCCAGGTTGAGTTGTCGAGCCTCGAGAGCCAACTTGTTGAACTCGACCAACGCCGAGCGACAACCGTTGCCCTGATTAACTCCATCCTGGATCGTCCGCCGTTGACCAACATCCCTTCGCTGACGGAATACGACATCCGACGGGTGGCCATGCGTCTGGAATGGTTGTTAGCGCATGCCTACCAGCGGAATCCGGAGCTTCAACGGATCGAGCGTCAGATTGAGCGCGACGAACATAGCCTGGGTCTGGCCCGGCTCGAATACTGGCCGGACTTCACCATCGGCTTCGAGTGGATGCAGATGGACCCCCGCGCCGCATTTCGGCCGCCGGTCAATCCGCAGACCGGCATGCGACCGCGCGTTTCCCAATTAAGTGAAGAGGGGGCTGACGGCTGGGCCGTTACGGTCGGCCTTAACCTACCGGTCTGGTTCGAGCGCATCGAGGCAGGCATTCGCGAGGCTCGAGAGAGGCTCTCCGCGTCCCGAAGACAACATCAGGCCGCAAAAAACAAAATCACCTATCAGGTCGAAGACGCGTTGGCCCGCATCAACTCGCAACGGAAAATCGCCGACCTCTATGCCACCGCCATCATCCCGCAGGCCGAGCAAGCCTATCAAGTATCACGGGAAGGATACATCACCGGGACATCTGACTTTCAATTCGTGATCGACAACTGGCAGAAATGGTTGTTCTTTCGTTTGCAGTACTACCGCACGCTGGGAGACCTGGAACGCAGCGTGGCCGACCTGGAGCAGGCTGTAGGCGTCAGTGTTTTCGAGGCGCAGAATCGCAGCGCTGCCGTCACGAGCGGGAGTGGAGGGTGA
- a CDS encoding sigma-70 family RNA polymerase sigma factor encodes MTESELVKRCRNGDRDAQHEFYSQTSDRIYRLCLRMTQSQDVAFDLAQEAYLKAFSRMSQFNGESSLASWLYRIAVNEALQFLRRKGPVRLGGHTDLAAEMENESELHGTGMALDVAEALARLDPPDRAMLLLRYQEGLDYREIAGVMGCPAGTVASRLHRARQRAREFLAGGYDLTEENPPARHQRVGANVVDATGSEAEPLRKESGLP; translated from the coding sequence GTGACAGAATCAGAACTGGTCAAACGCTGCCGCAATGGGGATCGCGATGCCCAGCATGAGTTCTACAGCCAGACTTCGGATCGCATTTACCGGCTGTGTTTGCGAATGACCCAAAGTCAGGATGTCGCGTTCGATCTCGCGCAAGAGGCCTACTTGAAGGCATTTAGCCGGATGAGCCAGTTCAACGGCGAATCGAGCCTCGCTTCCTGGCTGTATCGAATCGCGGTCAATGAAGCCCTTCAATTCCTTCGCCGAAAGGGGCCGGTGCGTCTGGGCGGCCATACTGATCTCGCTGCCGAGATGGAAAATGAATCCGAGCTTCACGGAACAGGCATGGCGCTGGATGTGGCCGAAGCCCTTGCGCGCCTCGATCCCCCCGATCGGGCCATGCTCCTGCTTCGTTATCAGGAGGGCCTGGACTATCGTGAGATTGCAGGCGTTATGGGCTGTCCCGCCGGGACTGTGGCCTCGCGCCTGCATCGGGCCCGTCAACGCGCCAGGGAATTCCTGGCCGGGGGTTACGATTTGACGGAAGAGAATCCGCCTGCCAGGCATCAAAGAGTAGGAGCCAATGTCGTTGATGCAACTGGCTCCGAAGCGGAACCGCTCCGCAAGGAGTCGGGATTGCCATGA
- a CDS encoding DUF3619 family protein yields the protein MNCETAKQQLGAYLDDELPIEAYRETEAHLSECPGCSAELASIRELANKLVPTGHTRVPEGLWSAIEKRLDSSAQKLPKGAGRSVWFRRYALAASLLVLIGLGSWAILSFGDGATVAKASAVDFSMLLDALPKDASAAFDKFLAQYDARQSTPAQAKRAAPRLNFEIPDALPGGFRLDKTYVLRFGKQPGAAAKYTRNDELLVTIFHQPVRQEDFGTHADYPCVIGQHRGHAVSVGDWRLVHVTDSTTCHCVLSKLGDDTGLPEVIRAVAPNSIPQSGSDHHSHTHGS from the coding sequence ATGAACTGCGAAACAGCGAAACAGCAATTGGGCGCGTATCTCGATGACGAGCTGCCCATTGAAGCTTATCGTGAGACCGAGGCACATCTTTCGGAGTGTCCCGGCTGCTCCGCGGAGTTGGCGTCGATTCGTGAACTGGCAAATAAGCTCGTACCCACCGGGCACACTCGTGTCCCGGAAGGTCTTTGGAGCGCGATTGAAAAGCGGCTGGACAGCTCCGCGCAGAAACTCCCCAAAGGCGCAGGTCGCTCAGTTTGGTTTCGACGCTACGCGCTCGCTGCGAGTCTGCTGGTCTTGATAGGGCTTGGGTCCTGGGCCATTCTGTCCTTTGGGGATGGCGCGACGGTTGCAAAGGCATCTGCCGTAGACTTCAGCATGTTGCTTGACGCGCTTCCCAAAGACGCCTCCGCGGCGTTTGACAAGTTCCTTGCCCAATACGACGCGCGGCAATCGACTCCGGCACAGGCCAAGCGGGCGGCGCCCCGGTTAAACTTCGAGATACCCGATGCACTGCCGGGCGGATTCCGACTGGATAAGACCTACGTGCTTCGATTCGGCAAACAGCCCGGCGCCGCGGCGAAGTACACGAGAAACGATGAACTCCTGGTCACGATTTTTCATCAGCCCGTGCGACAGGAGGACTTCGGCACACACGCCGACTACCCATGCGTCATCGGCCAGCATCGAGGGCACGCCGTCTCCGTGGGCGATTGGAGGCTCGTCCATGTCACCGATTCGACGACCTGCCATTGCGTATTAAGCAAGTTGGGCGACGACACCGGTCTGCCCGAAGTTATCAGAGCTGTGGCGCCGAATTCGATTCCACAGTCAGGCTCGGATCACCACTCCCACACGCATGGTTCGTAG